GCCCACGCCAATCACTGCGGAAATCAGCGGCATACCTGCGGACACCAAAGAGCCGAAGGTGAAGATCAAAACCAAGAACGCAACGCCAAGACCGATGAGCTCTGAGGTGGTATTCACCGCGATTTCATCGCCGAAACCAGCACCGCCGGCCTCCACCTGGAGCCCCAAGTCACGCCCAATGTTCATCGCATCAGTAACGATATCCTTGTCGGACTGCTCAACCGAGTATGGGCTTTCCGCATCAAAGTTGAAGGTGGTGTACGCGATGGTCTCATCTTCATTGACCATGGACAGGTTGTCAGCGTCTTCACGCGCGGCTTCTTCTGGCAGACCCATCTCTGTGAACTGGTCAACGACGCCTTGTTCAAATTCCGGCGAAAACTCAATCGGATTACCAAAGCGCATGGTATCGCCCATGGCCAGGTTGTCTTCGAGGTAAGTAATCACCTCATCAATGGCTTCAGAATTTTCTGGATCTGAAAGCTTCTCCCCGTCCGGGGCTTTGAACACTAAGTTCACGGAGGCCGCATTGGCGGGGTTACCACCTTCAGGGAAAAGTTCCACCGTGCGATACGTTGCCTCAATCGCCGGGGTACCGGAGATAGAGAACTCTGAAGTCATGGGCTTCATCAGCGCTGCCGCTGCGCCGCCGACTCCTGCGAGCAACAGAACCCACGCGATGATGACTTTCCACTTGTTGAGGTACGACCAGCGACCTACGCGGAAAAGAAACTTAGCCACAGTGACAAACTACCTTCAACCAGACAACAGAAAATGAACCCTAAGGCTTAGAAAAGACTAGAACCCCTAGTTTAGGCATGGATTGTTGTCACGGAAATTTCCCAGACCATGTCCCGGTTAAATCTATTCTCCTCTACGCAGATTTTATGTCTGCGCACAGAGTGCGAGGCGCGCCCAACGCCACGCGCATCGGTCATACTTTACCAAGGCCTACTTAGCGGAGTACTGCGCGTTGAGCGCTGGACCAGCGATCAGGCTGAGGAAGCCCACGAGCTGGTCGATGATTCCGAAGAAGCCACCAAGAGTCGGCATGATAGCCAGCAGCAGTGGCGCGAATGGGCCGGCGTTATCTTCAATGGCCTGGGAGCTAGGCTGCTCAAACTCGTCTTGCTCTTTGGCGTCATCCTTGTCGCCGTCCTTATCGGAGTCGACATTTTCATCGGTGCTGCTCAAAGAAGAGGACTGGGAAGATGACTCCTCGCTAGACGCTTCTGCGGTGGCAGTCGCCTCAGTGGTGGTATGTTCCTTGGTGGTGTCTGCCTGTGCGACACCCGTGCCGACCAAAGTGAGTGAAACGGCAGCTGCTGCTACTGCGAGGCGGGTGATCTTCATGCCTAAGATTCCTTTACTTCCAAATGATCTTTATGAATCTGTTACTAAGTAATTATCGGACTCAGCTTCACTTCATTACATAAGCAAATTGAATGATCGAGAGACCACGGCAATCGTCCATTAAACGCAATGTGAATCGCGCGCCCCTTTTTTAGAACTCACAGCTAATGCAAATGCCCTCTACTGCATCGACACTTTTTGGGAGAAAGTACCTCCCATCAAACGTTCCGGGATAGTTTACACTCACATTTCCATTCGGGCTCCCCCATTGAAGCCCTGTATGATCGCATGCATGATACGTAACTCCGGTCACACTATCGCTGATGCCATTGGTAATACTCCACTTGTTAGGCTCGATAGACTGGCCCGAGATTGGAATTTCAATCTGTGGGCGAAGCTAGAGGCTTACAATCCGGGTGGCAGCGCTAAGGACCGAACAGCGCGTGCCATGGCCACGGCCAGCAGTCTCAATCCTGGGGCCACGGTCGTCGAGTCTAGTTCGGGAAACCTGGGTATCGCGCTTTCACGTGAAGCTGTGCTGGGTGATTGGACTTTTCACTGCGTTGTGGACCCGCGCGCGAATCGTACTACTGTCGCTCATATGAAAGCGCTTGGAACTGTGGTGCATCAAATCACTGAACCAGATCCTGAGACCGGCGATTGGCTTGTTGCGCGTCGGGCTCGCGTGGCTCAGCTACTTGAGCAGATGCCGGAGGCCGTCTGTTTGGATCAATATTCCAATACAGCGGCGTTTGTAGCGCACGATAAGGGCACAATGACAGAAATTGTGGCTCAGCTGGGTCACGCGCCGGATCATCTGCTGGTAGCGGTTAGCACCACAGGAACGATCGGCGGTTGCCTGCACTATGTTGCTTCGAACAATGTGGCGACCCAGGTCACGGCAGTAGATGCAGAAGGTTCAGTTCTTTTCGATGGCCATCCGGGCACCCGCCACCTTCCCGGTTTTGGTGCTGGCATGGTGCCGGAGCTTTCCAAGCAGCTATCTCCTCACAGGGTTATCCGTATTAAAGATCGGGCATCTGTTGACGCGGCCCGCACATTGGTCAGGACAGAAGCGATCCTTCCAGGAGCGTCAGGTGGGGCAGTTATCGCAGCTGTGGAAAAACTTCGGCCTAGTATCGCCGAAGGCAGTGATGTCGTGGTGATTGTGCATGATGATGGAACTAGGTACATGGACACGATGTACAACGACGATTGGGTGGAGAAAAACCTGTGATCAAGGTGGCAATCATCGGCGGCGGTCCACGGGGATTATGGGCCGCGGAAGAACTACTTGAGCTCGCACGACAACGGTCGGTGGATGTAGATCTTCATGTCTATGATGACGGATTTGGCGTAGCTTATAGTCTCGATCAACCCGAAGAATGGTTGGTCAATGTTCGCTCTTCTATTATCCGCACCCAACTGGGAAGCTTTGATGGATGGCTCCGTGCGCGCGGTGTCGGCACTGATTTTCCTCCCCGCCGGATGGTTGGAGGGGCCTGACCCCCGGAAAGTAGACACAGGGATTTAATCAAGAAGCACGTTTGAGTGTAGCTTCATTGTGCCGCTCAAACACGTTTGGTGCGAGGTGATTACACCACGAGTGCCTTCGCATCGTGTTGTACCTGGTGCACCACCGGAACACCTCCCTCCGACACACCAGCTGGTTAGTGAATGTTTTAGAATCTTGCAGCACTTCACGCTTCATTGAGGCGTTAAACGATTCAGCTAAGGCGTTATCTGCGCTGGTTCCAATTGCTCCCATCGACTGTTTCACCCCAAGTAGCGTGCATGTCTGCTGGAATGCTTGCGAGGTATAAACACTGCCGTGATCCGAGTGAAATATTGCCCCTTTAAGGCTGCCTCGCTGGCCTTTGGCAGCTGTGAGGGCATCTTGAACCAAGCTAGTGCGCATGTGATCCGCAATCGCGAAACCGATTAGCCTGCGTGAATAGCAGTCAATCACGGTAGCCAGGTACATATTTGCCCCACCGTCAATCGGCAAATACGTAATGTCACCGACATAGAGCTGATTTGGCTTGTCGGCAGTGAACTTCCGTCCGACTAGGTCCGGAAACACTGGTTTTTTCTTATCCGAAACAGTCGTGGTGACTTTGCGTTTTTTCGTGAACCCAAACAATTTCATTGACCTCATCACCCGTGCGACCCGTTTATGGTTGACAGGTCTATCTTTTGGATTGTCGTTGAGTTCTGCCGTGACGCGTTTGGCGCCGTAGCAGCCCTTTTCTGCGGCGAACACGGCCTTGACTTTCGCGCCGAGGATAGCATCGCTAAACAAGCGTTTCTTGCGCTTGGCTGCACTAGATTTCCATTTGTAATACGAGGAACGATTCAACGTCAGAACTTCACATAACCGCTTAACCGGGTAGGTTTTTCGCGCGTCGTCAACGAACCGGAAGCGGATCACCAATTCGTCTCTTCCGCGAAATATTTAGCAGCCTTTTGCAAAATATCGCGCTCTTCTTGCAAGCGTTTAACTTGGCGTTCAAGCTGCCGGATCCGCTCGGTGTCGGTGACCGAGGCCGACGAGGAAGAATCCGGGGTAATGATCGTGGTGCGCGCGGCCGTCCCGTACCTTTTGACCCAGTTATGCAAGGTAGCGCGGTTGATCCCGAGATCAGTGGCAATAGTGGTCAATGAAGCACCCGAGGAATTCTCATAGAGTGCGACAGCATCACGCTTGAACTCTTCGGTATAGGTCTTGCTTGGCATAGTGAGGAGATTACCTTTCAGTCCCACGTTGATGGGATATTAGGTGTCTACCAAACAGGGGTCAGTGCCCAGGTGGCTATCACGGTGGTGAGTGCGCGTTCTGCCCGGGTGCGTCGTTCCAGGAGCCAGTCCGGGAAGAACGATCCAGTGCGAAGCTTAGGTACTGCAACGTCGATGGTACCCACCCGGGTATCAAGGTCACGGTGGCGGTAACCGTTATCTCACAGGATCCGAACTCTATCTGGGTACACCTCATTCCAATTCAAGGCGTGGCAGCGGTACTGGTTCTGGGCATCGCGGCGATTTTGGGTTGGTCGGAGAAGCGACGCATCGCCAAGCTACAGGCTTCTGGTGAATTTGTGGGCACCACTGAGGTGAATGTTGCCGACATCGCGGCGGACTTCCAGAATCGTCAAGATGAGATTCAGGAACAAAAGGGCTACCACTTCCGCAAGGGTCGTGCGATCACCATCATCAACATCGTTCTTGCACTCGGCGTACTTGTCAGCTTGCTGTCTGGGCTATTGCCGCCGGCACCAGCATTCCTCATCGCAACCACGATTGCGCTGGTGCTCAACTTTGCTTCAGCCGATGACCAATCCGATGCCCTGAAGCGTCACGCGCCGAATGCCCTGTCCATGGCTGGTGTCATCCTGGCGGCAGCGATGTTCCTCGGCGTCCTCAATGAATCACGAATGCTGGAAGAAATCGCGCTGATGCTGGTGGCAGTCTTGCCAGAGGCTGTTGGGCCATACCTGCACGTCATTGTTGGCCTGCTGGGCGTTCCACTGGATCTGTTGACCTCTACCGACGCGTACTACTTCTCAGTGCTGCCAATCGTTCAAGAAACTGTCGCGACATATGATGTCAGCGGAATGGGCGCAGCATCCGCACTGATCATCGGCAATGTCATCGGTACTTTCGTCTCCCCATTCTCCCCAGCGCTGTGGTTGGCACTGGGCTTGGCCGGCGCCCAGATGGGCAAATACCTTAAGCTGGCATTCCCCATCGCTTGGGCGCTGTCTGTGACCATGGTGCTCGTCGCATTCTTCACCGGAATGCTGGTTTAAGTAGCCAGCTTGCCTCAGTGCGGTTTGAACTGGGAGTTGTGAAAGATCAGCGGAGTTTGCTCGGCGTAGCTGGTGGCGTCGAGCGCTTCGAGCACGGCGAGGGTGTGGTCGCCGGTGGTGATTTCCTCGACCAGGCGGGTGGTGAAGGTGGCGGTGGCGTCATCGACAACCATGGAAGTCGGTTGGCCATCGACAAGCCCTGCAACCGCCGTGATTGGTGTCGGAGCCTGCGCGAGAACTGGGCGAAGTGCAACAGGAGAAAAAGTAGTAGGCATGATATTTCCTTTGCAAAAGAGGGTTTACTAGTCTTCGAAACGGACATCGATTTGGTCCGCAAAGTCGAAGGTTTCGGGGAGAACTTCCGCGCGCTCAAATGCGCCGATGAGGTCATTTTGGGAATCAATCACTGTCTGATCGAGCGGGATTGGAAGGCGTGAGCTGCGGACATTAATCTCCGCGGCTTCGGCGTCAGCGCCGGTTTCCTCGGCGAAGATCTTCGCCCACTCCTCCGGATTATCCTTTGTCCACTGATACGCGCGGTCAATGCGATTAAGCAGGTCATCGATAGCTTCGGCGCGGGTGTCATCGGCAAGAGCTTGGTCGCTGGCGACACCAAACCCGTAGCCATTGGACAAACCCCCGGCGGTAATCAACGGCACCGCGCCGCTGACCTCTGCGATGGCGGTGTACGGATCCCACACCGCCCAGGCATCTACCTGGCCGGACTCAAAAGCGCTCTTGGAATCTGAAGGCTGCAGGAAATTGATATTCAGGTCCTCTACATCCACCCCGGCCTTTTCCAACTGCAAGACCAGGTGGCCGTGCGCGCTGGAGCCACGCGCCACTGCCACGCTTTTGCCCTTCAAATCCGCAACGGAGGTGATATCCGAATCCTCCGGAATGAGAATGGCATCGCCTTTGGTCTCATTGGAATATGCCGAGACCACCTTGGTATCAGTCAACCCACCGACAATCGGCGGCGTATTGCCCGTGATGGCGAAATCAATCTGCCCCGCATTTAACGCTTCAATCTGTGGTGGGCCCGAAGTAAACGTGGACCACGTGATGTCATAAGGAAGATCATCCAGCCCACCCGCGGCGGAGAGGATCTTCTCCGTGCCGGCGATCTGGTCGCCGACCTGCAGCGTGATGTTTTCAACGTCAGAGGTAGAGCCCCCGGCTGGCGAGCACGCCACCAACGACGTTGCGATGAGCCCTGCGATAGCGGTTACGGACAATGGTTTATAAATCTTGTTCATGAGGTGACCTTCAAAAGACGGAGGAGTTCAGCGGTGTAGTGAGCAAATTGCGGATTGTTGCGATCGCGCGGGGTGGGTAGCCCGACGGTGATTTCGGCAGAGATGTATCCGTCTTCGAGCAAAATCACTCGGTCGGCCAGAGCGACTGCTTCGGCAACATCATGGGTGACCAGAAGAATGCCGAAGTTGCGGGAGGACGCGGTGTCAAGCAGTAGTTGCAGCGCAGTAATGCGGGTCAGTGCGTCGAGAGCGCCAAAAGGCTCATCCAACAGCAGTAGCTCTGGCTTGCTAATCAGGGCCCGGGCCAAGGACACGCGCTGGGATTGTCTGCGGCCGAGCTAGCCTTCCGGCTGGGACAACCAACCCGTCCATGTCGGTTCGGGTGCTGCAGCGATGGTTGCGCAGGAACTCCTCAGCGCCCCCTTGAGCAGTGAAGACCCCGGCTCCACGCTGTACTTCTTTGCGCGCGAGGTGGTCAACCACGCGTGGATCGTCAACGGCGCCGTCCACCGTCTGCACTCCGGTAAGAACACTTCCGCATTTCACGATCTTGCCCGCGGCACTGGGCTGGAGCATGATGAGGTTCATCCTCTGAGCGGTCTAGCCACTGTCGCAGCAGCACAACGTGCAGGTGCGCAAGTACACACTTATCGGGAACTAGTACAAGCAGCCGGAAAGAATTCGACCGCGCGGCGCTTCGTCGATGCCCGCAATGACCTGCTGGTTGATGCCACCACATTAGTTCTAGACATCGTGGACCCCGCAGCACTCGTCCTGGCCGGCGAAGCATTCGTCATTGACCGCGTCGGCCTGCGCAATGTTGTGAACAAAGTCCGCGCGCGCCGGGCAGCAAGCCAGCTGCGGATTAGTTTGGCTAGCCCCGCTGCCACCCGGGACGCAGTGCGTCTGACCGGGGTT
This region of Corynebacterium casei LMG S-19264 genomic DNA includes:
- a CDS encoding FAD/NAD(P)-binding protein, producing the protein MIKVAIIGGGPRGLWAAEELLELARQRSVDVDLHVYDDGFGVAYSLDQPEEWLVNVRSSIIRTQLGSFDGWLRARGVGTDFPPRRMVGGA
- a CDS encoding pyridoxal-phosphate dependent enzyme — encoded protein: MIRNSGHTIADAIGNTPLVRLDRLARDWNFNLWAKLEAYNPGGSAKDRTARAMATASSLNPGATVVESSSGNLGIALSREAVLGDWTFHCVVDPRANRTTVAHMKALGTVVHQITEPDPETGDWLVARRARVAQLLEQMPEAVCLDQYSNTAAFVAHDKGTMTEIVAQLGHAPDHLLVAVSTTGTIGGCLHYVASNNVATQVTAVDAEGSVLFDGHPGTRHLPGFGAGMVPELSKQLSPHRVIRIKDRASVDAARTLVRTEAILPGASGGAVIAAVEKLRPSIAEGSDVVVIVHDDGTRYMDTMYNDDWVEKNL
- a CDS encoding IS3 family transposase (programmed frameshift) — protein: MPSKTYTEEFKRDAVALYENSSGASLTTIATDLGINRATLHNWVKRYGTAARTTIITPDSSSSASVTDTERIRQLERQVKRLQEERDILQKAAKYFAEGDELVIRFRFVDDARKTYPVKRLCEVLTLNRSSYYKWKSSAAKRKKRLFSDAILGAKVKAVFAAEKGCYGAKRVTAELNDNPKDRPVNHKRVARVMRSMKLFGFTKKRKVTTTVSDKKKPVFPDLVGRKFTADKPNQLYVGDITYLPIDGGANMYLATVIDCYSRRLIGFAIADHMRTSLVQDALTAAKGQRGSLKGAIFHSDHGSVYTSQAFQQTCTLLGVKQSMGAIGTSADNALAESFNASMKREVLQDSKTFTNQLVCRREVFRWCTRYNTMRRHSWCNHLAPNVFERHNEATLKRAS
- a CDS encoding ABC transporter substrate-binding protein; protein product: MNKIYKPLSVTAIAGLIATSLVACSPAGGSTSDVENITLQVGDQIAGTEKILSAAGGLDDLPYDITWSTFTSGPPQIEALNAGQIDFAITGNTPPIVGGLTDTKVVSAYSNETKGDAILIPEDSDITSVADLKGKSVAVARGSSAHGHLVLQLEKAGVDVEDLNINFLQPSDSKSAFESGQVDAWAVWDPYTAIAEVSGAVPLITAGGLSNGYGFGVASDQALADDTRAEAIDDLLNRIDRAYQWTKDNPEEWAKIFAEETGADAEAAEINVRSSRLPIPLDQTVIDSQNDLIGAFERAEVLPETFDFADQIDVRFED
- a CDS encoding flavin reductase family protein, whose product is MPTTFSPVALRPVLAQAPTPITAVAGLVDGQPTSMVVDDATATFTTRLVEEITTGDHTLAVLEALDATSYAEQTPLIFHNSQFKPH